AGTAAGAGTGCCTAATTTTGATTGTGTAAATGGAACAGTTGTTGATAATCTGCACTGTATAGAGCTTGGTGTTATGAAAGCGATGTTTTCTTTCTGGTTTGATAGTTGTTATTGTGGTTCTATTTTTTCTATTCGCAGACACTGTACTGttataaataatcttttatctGCAATTAGTGTGCCAAGCAATATAAGGCTGACTCCACGATCATTAAGTTGCATAAAGCATTGGAaaggttattaaattttttagttttttatggtCCTGTTATTTTATGTGATATTTTGCTTCCGCAGTTTTTTGAccattttattcttttatctaatgttgtttttatgttgAATAATAAGGTATTATCTGAAAGTGTTGTTAATGAACCCACAATATTAGTTAATCGATTTGTTTATGAACTTCCTGGTTTGTATGGTAGAGAGAATATGTCTTATAATGTGCACCAATTACTTCATCTTCCCTCATGTGCTCGTCTATGGGGGCCTTTATTATCTTATTCTTGTCAtcagtttgaaaattttaatggcATTATTTTATCGTTTTTAAATGGTACTCAAGACATATCTACTCAAGTAATAGATCGATTTTCATATTTAACCACATGTAACATTCAAGCTTCTAATTCTAATATTATAGATCAAGATTGCATTGACTTTTTGGAAGACATGTTATGTtctcataattttaattttaaaggagTTATTATTGGCTCTATTAAAGTTTTAGATAAAGGCTGTAATTATAATACTCCTAATTGCGAGAAACTGTTTTTTGAGAATTATTTAGGTAAGCATATTTctgaaattcaaaaatattataaagtttctATTGCCAAAAACATTTACCATATTCGTCATAAGAATGTTCGCCATTGTGACTCACTTGTTAAACTTACTTGTGGATCATTTTGTAGTAttgaatatttctttatttttgagaTGAATGTTTTTGCTTGtgttaaactattaaaaacaagtACAAAAGCAGCTAAgcatatttttatgtatacttATGCAGAATGTCTATCTATAATTTTTGCAGagcaaattatacaaaaagCTTTTTTGGTTGAAGGTTGTATTGTAAGTATTCCTGATTTATGCCCATTTTAACTCTTCTATAATTATTCTTtgtgtaataatattatttgtattattattgctttttatcTTTGCATGATGATTTGtttgtaacattttaattttttttttgtgagctGTTTGCATAACTCTTTTTTGgtgaactgttttttttttggtgaactgtaattttttttttggtgaactgtaatttttttaggtaaacTATTCCATTTTGTATTTGTgacaaaaaagtatatgtaaACTTTAACAGTTTATGTTGGCTTgtcaattttgtaaaaacttttggtttaaaaatattgtttctgtttaaaattgtttttttattttattaaattgatatcTACATTTTCTATAACTACTGGGTTACTGGCAACAATTAGAGTTTTGTTATTTCAGAAGCATGGTACTGGTTAGAATCGCATAATTTTCATATTATCTTCTGTATCCTTAGACCGTTGCAATTTCTGTTATACTTAACTGCTTATATgttgttacaatttttaaatacttaaagtcTTATTAATATACATCAATAAGTTAATGTAATACACATTTATAACTATATGTTGCTAATTAGgtataaaatttaatagcaaCTTATAAtttacttcaaaattttttcaaaattatttatttatttgtaatctttaaatttatatcttagtatTCATAATGTCTAAGTTTGCTGTTATACAATGGTCTCGCAATGGATCTGTCTCTGTTGAATGGGATACATCTGTACTTAACAGGGCTTTTCTTGTAAATAACAAAGAAGGTGATGTAAGGTACACTAAACTTACTAATCGAGATGAAGGCCCCATTGAGAAGGGTAAAGTTATATGTGTGGTTGGTAagcttcaaattttaaaatattttaagtttcttttgatattttatatttaaagttgttaattatttcaattCCGTATGCTTCcagcattttaaatatttcatataataaCATTGTTAGTAGTCTTTTTTGTTTGATGCATTACAAACATctgtttttaaagatatatttaacatttatgaaatagtaattatataattttatttagacagtTTGGAAGAAGCTTTATTGAAAATAAGCTCacttatcaagaaaaaaaaagataaaaagttgcTAAACATAACAAATGAAATTGAGGtttatatattatgaaatttacTTTGAACAAGATCAGTTTAAACTCTGGATaaaactttgttaattttttaggaGTCTGTTAGAGTTGAATATATAACAGTTCAGCAAATGAAGTTATTGTTGGTAAGTTTATTCTACTAAtagtttcatttataaaaatggcTTTAACTATTCAAAAATGGAAACTTATCGAAACCATACAATTCTGGAAAAGTAGACATTAagcataaacaaaaattgattaacCTATCCtgtttattcataaaatataattttgtgttgcatatttttacaatatctaGAATACTCATTAGAgtgtttcatattttatcaattttcgaAATCGAACTCGCGAATCGATTTATAAATTgactatttgtataaaaataagtttgagcaaaaaaaaaaaaaaaaatttaatttttagggTCCCCGCCAGATTTTGGGCCAAAAATGATGGGTGTTTTAAAGGCCTGGCGGGGACCTTAAAATttatcgaaattttttttttatttttttaaatgttatatgttgGATTGAATATTAATCACATAAATGGAgcatgttgaaaaaattaagaaattagtctacagaatcttttaaaattggtgaaaaatccaaatttaccatcttaaaaatctattttatcaCTCAATCGcgtataaaaaacatttttgattttctaataAACTGTTTCCAGACGCGGAAAAATCAATAacctagattttttttaataatagtgtCAAATGAGGTATATAcaggtctaaaaaaaaatttcttttatcgTTCGAGGTAACCTAACCCTTACGCTAACCTTAATAGCCTAATaacaattgtttattttagttatttttataataaaaaagacttaATGAACTTACTGCAACATTGTTAAAAGTGGTATTgttgttattagttttattgcCTCAAGATTAGAAAGTATATGGTAGcttttcaactttaaatgattttcttggtattgttgcaaagttttttttggttttgtaaaaaataaaaaataaaaaagaatgatatgtttaagtataattaaataaaaaatacatatttacaaatcaatattacatcattaaataaaagtcatcatttaaaaactatattatctATTTTGCAATTGCTTGATATGCTAATGGCAAATCTTCTTTAGTCTTTGCCTTGTTAAGGTTTTCTCTCCTTTGGTGAATAGCTAGCAGTAAGTCCTGACGATCGTCTTCATTGTGAACGTTATTTACAAAGTCTGATACAACTTTAATAGATCTTTCAGAAACGTCGTTAACCACTGCAAGGTTGGAAACAAACTgggaaaaaatcttaaactgtTCAATATACTCCCATAGTGGTGCCGGGCTGTTTAACCAAAGTTTATCATTTAGCTTAGTAAGgtttaacaaactaaatatgAACCAAGAGTTTTCTCCCACTAGTTGGGCAATACTTGGTGGTTTTTCTAGGTTAAAGTTaagagtttttaacaaatttaatttttcggAATGCCGAAAAAATTCAGGAACTGGTTTCGAAAAGACCATTTTTGCAACTTCTTTTCTCTCTGCAACAGAAATACCTTGGTCTAGAAGAGCCAGCGGAATTAAAGTTTCATCAAGGTACCATAAATGTGATTCCATTGAAACCATTGTGGCATCAATtccatttaaaattgtttcagaaTTCTGAACATATTGTTCTACGTAACCTCTATATTTTGTCATTTGCCAATAGGCTTTTATATCTTGGTAAGGCGCAGCGTAAGGTAAAGAGGTTTTTAAAAACCAGACGGTATAAAAGATTGAGATAAACTCAGCAGTAGACTGCACTTCGTTCTTTTGATCGTCTGTCAATTCATAAGACAGTTGCAAACTCAATATCCGAATCTTGAGATAATAAATAGCTTTGGACATAAAACGTGCATGAGACACGCACCCTGGAGCttgaattttaaaatctctttCAGGGCATAAGTACATTAGGGTTAGTTTCAATAACCCCTTGTAGTCTCCTCTgggaaaagtgttttttttagagCAATCTCGCAATATTTTACAGCATCGAGTTTATGGATTTCTAAGAAAGTGGTAGCAATAGATTGAGTGTCATATTCTACAAACTTTGAAGAGTCCATACTACTTTTAATGTCATTCCAGTTTAATTGGAACCGTTTAAACATTAGGTTTTCTGGAGATTTAGTTTTTCCATTGCACTGTCTTTTTTAACAGAAGTGTTTTAGATGTAACTCCTAAACATGCCTCCTGCAAGCCAGCTCTAGTAGAATTGAGTTTTGTTTATGACTAAACCTGACATTTGTACCAGAAAGTCTTCCTGTATTTGTAGCTGTTGTATCAAAACATAAACCTTTCACGTTTTCAAAACATAAACCATCACATATTCCATACTTATCCAGTATTTTAACTAAAGCATCGTATTGAGCTTGTCCAGTACCACGATCAATTGCTGGAATGCCAAGGAGCTTCATTTTACCATCAATATTTACCGAGACCGCAAATCGAtctctttttgattttataccTTCTGTGATGTCTTCGataatttttccatcaaaatgtgCTATTATGGGAAAAGTAGCTTTAGCGGTagcaatttttacatttttcttataTTGTTCAGCATTTTCCcgaatagattttttttgagcTCGCCAAATAGTTGAATGAGACACTGAAAAATCAGCCACATTTCCGCCTGAACTTACGATTAAATCCGTACATACATGCACTAGATCtcttgatgaaatattttttgagactgATGTCATGgcaatatctttaacaaaaccTTTCCTTAACTCTTGTTTTGCGTTACTTGGGCCGGGTTGCGataaatcaaaagaaatatctGATTCTGTACTCACGTCACTGATATCTGAGAGAAGCTCTAGATCTGTAGTTGATTCGTCAATTTGGGGCAACTATTtaatattacaactttttaaaggcTTCTTATCTTTATTTACCGTTTTATATCTCATGTCTTTGCTCCCCAAAGTCATTAGACGACTGGACTTTTggtcttttaaaaattggatATCAACATAGTATGAAAGTTTATCAAGgctcgtttttttttaagatttcctTAATATTATCTTTACCAATCCAAAATACCTGCTCCCCCTTCTTTTTGAATTCTTCCCTAGATTTCTCTGCTGCTTTAGAGTCTTTATTCTTACTTTTCTTTAATGTCTCCCAACTATCGATTAAACGAGTAATATTATTCctgaaaaaattaagataatacattaaataaaatagaaatattaactttaagatGCACcttatattttgcattattaagCTATAATCCACACgtaataacaactaaaaaaattagttgcagTGGTACtacaaaaaaaccttaatcaTCTACTAGCTTATTAAGTTCAAAtgattatacaaatttataataactgttttattataaattgaaattataaaacttacctTATAGATTTATCCGTTAATAATCCATCTTTATAACCTCCGTCTAACCATGgtttttttactgcaaaaagAATACAGTTGTCAGGGCAATTGACAAGTCCGGAGCACTTTGCGAATTTATCGGGCCCATCAGTACAACCAATAAACCTTTTGGATGGAGTTAACTTGTTACTAGATCTTTTAAACTGAAAGTTAAGAATTAATTCTTTATTTGTTGCAAAAGTTATCTGAGTTAAGTTTTCTATCAGGCTTTCTTCTTCAAATAAATAAGCTCTAGCTTTTAGTCTCGTAATTTTAgccattttgaattttatttaaaaaaaatattaaagcgcCTATTATTAGTAAcgcaaatttagtttaaatacttTGTCTTCGCATTGGAAagtagttgttaaattttaaattattatttaagtacCTTGGTATatacattttctaaaaatattttccgaTCAAATTTCCGGATTTTCAATTTATTGCTCTCTAATGTTTATTAAGTAGGGGCCATTAAGGTTAGTGTCCGGGGCATGTTACTCCATGGatccaattattattttttttaaacttcgtttaacactaataaaaaaactattcaaattatagttttttCCGGGTTTGGAAACAGTTTATTAgggtataaaaaaagttttttatacgcCACCGAGTaataaaataggtttttgtgaaagaaaatttggatttttcaccaatttcaaaatattatgtagactaatttctttattttttcgacATGCTCCTTTTATGTGATAAACATTCAATCcaacatataacatttaaaaaaaaaaggagataaatttagataaattttaagGTCCCCGCCAGGCGTTTAAAACACCCGACAATTTTGGCCCAAAATCGAACTGGCGGGGAccctaaaaattaatttttttttatttttttttgctcaaacttatttttatacaaatagtcAATTTATAAATCGATTCGCAAGTtcgatttcaaaaattgataaaatatgaaacacCCTAATACTCATACTATGGCATTAAAAGAAGATTTTGCTAAGAAACTAACAACATTgtacaaaaaaatagaaagtaaGTAAGCAGTCATTTGTATTCCAAATAAAATACTGACATAGCTGAGATCAATTTTGAcaattctagtttttttttaacaacaataagaactttattataaaatgttttaaaagttttaaatggaaTTATAATAACTAAACATTTGTGATTTACTTCATCAGCTGTTTTATGATTATTACTAGGTTGTTCTAGTGTActtcatttttcttttagtcATTCACTGCTTGTGACCATTCAGTAGATTTAAATGCCCAACTTTTCTGTTTTACATGACCCTCTGTTTAAAATACCCTCAGTTTTATAATGccctattttttaaattgtatgtattttattttacttttaggGCTTGTTAGCAAAGCAGAAGGTGACTTAAGCGAAGAGTTGCCAAGAAAGAAGGCAAAAATGTTGATTTCCCAACCACCGACAACCCATTCAAAACCATTTCCATTATACTTACAACCAACAAATTCACAAATACCACCTCCTTTATCACAAACATTACCAGTAACTCCTACTTTCTCAACCCAATCCCAATCCAAACCATTCCATGCTTTTTCAACTAATGACTCCATTAATGATCATCCTGGTTCCTCTCTTTTTCTTAGCAATCATAATTCGTTTCATGAAAAATCGTTCCATTCAATTGACTTCAATCAACTTCAATAAGAAAACGTTCAATAGACTTCAAGTTCATTGCAAACGCCTTCTCCATCTTTTTCACTACCAGCACAACTATATTCTGTTCCACAAATGCCACCACCATTGTTGCATTCACAACCAACATCGCTAATAAATTCACACCTTCCACTATCAATGCATTCACAACTATCAGAACAAGTACCAGCACATTCATTAGTTTCCCATACAACACAGCCAACAGATTATATATGCAATGACAAAGAAGTCACTGGAAACATGATTCTTAAAAGGGTCTTAACAGCACCCTCAGGAAAAAAGCTGGTCAAACAGTTATTAGGCTATTTCTATGAAAGAAATAAGTTGGTGAATGCTTCGCCATACTCTGGAATTCCAGAACCATTTCAATTCGAGAAACTGCTAATCTGCAATTTTTACAGAACTTACAATATCCAAGTttccaaatttttcaaaaaatgatgtCAGTGTTGCGCTctgtgaaaaaattattgacgATTGCAGAGCTTATTTTAAAGCaggtattatattttaatgctgGAGTTACTTCTCgtgtttaattataattttatatctttagttttcattattaataaataacataattttgttAAGACTACCAtgtcttaattttattttatagaaaaacaataaataataggaattttttaatttttaaatttcaacttGCTTGTCATTTTCgtatgatctttttttttaatttaagtcttatttttgttattattttcttagtatatttttttagtattaattattttgattaccgTATAATCTCTAATAGTAACTAACTTTTATTATCACAAGTTTGGCTAAATTTATGTTGTAGTGTCaccaatcaaatttttttattttaaagtaatgattaatttttaaaaataaatatgtttttgtttttataatttatcctTGGTTTTTAAAGATGTATTTGTTTTTAGCTGTTATACTGTTTTATGTTTGCTTACTATTctactgtttattttatatattattatatgtttttatataattattgtatatgCCCTTTAtatattgtatcatttttttttagctccAAAGACCCAAACGGAAAAGAACGCGTCAAGCACTATATaacttacaattttattaacttttttttgttttgataacttGTCTGTATAGAACCAACAGAACGCATTTATGATTTTTTCGCCtcaaaatatactaaaatatcctagtaaataaagttcaaaagaGTTTAGATAAGTTATCAGGAAAAGTAAACAAATTGCATTTGTTCGGAAACAAAAAATGTACAGCCTTTTGGTTCTCGACTTATGaaattcattcaatttttttcaaacaagctCGGATaagtttatgcaaaataattttgctttatcaaatttttttgtagattaTGTTTTGCGATTTAAATctctatcaaaacaaaaaaaataaaaatacaattaagattttttgtttagtttgtttaaatggttaaaatacaaatttaaataaaaagttgttaaaataaaaatttaagcttaaaaaaatgtaaaccatttaaataaaaaaaaatgcgtaaTGTATAGTAAAGATCCACAATATGCTTACATTAACTCGTTCTTAACAAAATCTGAGCCaaggtcaataaaaaaaaaatacattaactttaatattagtgaatgttttttttattttcttgttaaaatttatgaaagtttGTATTCATACTTAaggttgtttattatttaaacagtgtatttctattttaaatatcgatatttttaaataaatgttatattaaacatttttatttttttatgcttaattTGTCTTATTTCGCGCTTATcggttttatatatttaaaatgtttataaacgttttaaaaaaaatatattttaaaaaactacatcttaaaaaacaaaattccaGCGAATTCgctaaacttcatttttttatatataaacatgaaaGTTAGCTATAAAAGATCACTGGAAGTTCACTGGGTTTTGGAACATTTTTTCACTTGAAGTTCACTGGGTTTTATTGTAAAGGAATTTTTGCAGATGTGTATGTGACAAAAAAAcacttgaattattttaaaagagtaaaagtttttttactcaaGACATATATGTAATCTCATAGattctttctaaacaaaaatatagatatcttttgtttaaaatattgcaataactcGCACTCaaattttactaactttttcgaataataaaaagaacaaacagTTGCTAACATTCATCAAATTTATCTACTAGGTTCAAACATTTTCtactcaaaatttattttaacaatatttttaaggtgtttaaactataattaaagaaataaaaccttttgaaaaaagaaattttgaaacaCGAAATTTATCTCTTCCATCGTGGAAATagccatttatatatatatatatatatatatatatatatatatatatatatatatatatatatatatatatatatattatatatatatatatatatatatatatatatatatatatatatatatataattagtaaaaaacactTGTCTAACTTTTATCTTCGACTTGAAGTTTCGCCATTTCTGGATCATCAGGAAGAGAACTCTTCCTGATGATCCAGCAATGGTGAAACTTCAAGTCGAAGATAAaagttagataagtgttttttactaaataattattgctctgttctttaagaacattgagcactctatttgtaaaatacactaacataatttttatatactagtagtatgtatatatttatatactagtagtatgtatacatatatatatatatatatatatatatatatatatacatatatatttatatatatatatatatatatatatatatatatatatatatatatatatatgtatatatataagtatttatgtatatatacattactaAACGAACATAGGTGGCTTTTTCTTGCGTAATTTATGTACAATAGGGAGACACTCACAATGAGGCGACAATTTCGTGTCGCCTCAAcgtttcttccttttttttggtacaattaaataaagctctggatgtgattttttttttaatactttatcaATAAAAGATTCTAAATTTTCTTACCCTAGCCTTTTTTACTTATTCaactctttatttttcaaatatatttttttacttgtatatCTGACCGTTATAAATAACTGAACAATAGGGCGACACAAGCTTTTCTGTTAAAaagtacaataaattttttttttatctttttaatattttttttagttttgtttcaaagttagttttttaaaaaagacctCTTTTCTCAAAGATATACCGTTCCGATTCTTtggaatgattttttatttttataatgaatgtCGCCCTATTATATCGTTTTTTCGTAATTTGTAAATCgctcttttatttaaagaaaaaatacaaacaaactACAACACAGTTCAAATAGTCGCGGAGGACATTAAACTGTTAGAAGATTAGCTAGAAAAGATAAAGCTAAGAAAGATAATAAAGCTAAGAAAGATAAACTAAGAAACtagcagaaaaacaaaatgaaaaatgcgCAATTGTTATGACGTGGTTAAGTACGAAGTTATCTTTTGAGATACTTTGCTCAACTATTCTTTGTATAAGAGGTTCAGGAACACCgtaaactacaaaaaataatttgatattaatttcaAGATGGATGCACTAGAAGCAAGAATctgagttgttgttgttttcgTTTTTTTGTTAGTAATTCATGTCattaattgtttgttatttatactaaatgtaaatttatgtttaaaaaaatttataattaaatttagagcaaaaatcttatatatcttctttttttatggAGAGGTCAAGagaatatattagtttttaaaataattagaatttattagaaaagttatctactttattgctaaaattttaaaatataacaaataaactgaattttttttttaacaaacttataattatatatatatacagctgcgaaaaataaaatgagcacaatatcatttatttttggtaaaaggCAAATTAGTATAACAATTATTGAAATTGTTCGACTAGCAGATCTATATTTGCGTTTTTAATAATGGAATCAGCGTTTGACGCAAGGCCTAAAATTGTCAATGAATTATTCAAATTCGACTGAAAATGAATAATTCATCAGCATCTGACTGTATTTTTATTTCCCAGCATGAAATACGCAacatattagttattttattgcCTCTTCGTCTGGTTTTCagaaacttatgtttttaagATGATCTACTTACAAAACtatgtttataaacataaaa
This portion of the Hydra vulgaris chromosome 13, alternate assembly HydraT2T_AEP genome encodes:
- the LOC136090165 gene encoding uncharacterized protein LOC136090165, yielding MAKITRLKARAYLFEEESLIENLTQITFATNKELILNFQFKRSSNKLTPSKRFIGCTDGPDKFAKCSGLVNCPDNCILFAVKKPWLDGGYKDGLLTDKSIRNNITRLIDSWETLKKSKNKDSKAAEKSREEFKKKGEQVFWIGKDNIKEILKKNEP
- the LOC136090379 gene encoding uncharacterized protein LOC136090379 — its product is MALKEDFAKKLTTLYKKIERLVSKAEGDLSEELPRKKAKMLISQPPTTHSKPFPLYLQPTNSQIPPPLSQTLPVTPTFSTQSQSKPFHAFSTNDSINDHPGSSLFLSNHNSFHEKSFHSIDFNQLQ